One stretch of Nicotiana tabacum cultivar K326 chromosome 18, ASM71507v2, whole genome shotgun sequence DNA includes these proteins:
- the LOC107798268 gene encoding pentatricopeptide repeat-containing protein At5g66520-like, protein MEISTMGQAMQLHARVLKSGSENQTHAQNLSKLFTFSALSPSGDLTYARHILTTLQTPNSYYYNTMIRAYSDSPDPIRSISLFLAMHCREETVIPGPDKFTYPFVLKACSKLRYAQLGKQIHGLILKSGLMLDRYVNNALIHMYSGCVDSSLALKVFDEMSDRDVVSWTSMIDGFVDNDRPIEAIGLFEQMMNNGVDPNEATLVSVLRACADTGALSTGQKVHNFVKERNLSTKANVGTALIDMYAKCGCIESAKELFKETMDKDVYAWTAMVSGLASHGLSGEAMEHFEQMKSCNVKPDERTMTAVLSACRNAGWIGKGLYHLRSMKKYKLRPTIQHYGCIVDTFVRAGQLEEAEQFIRKMPIYPDVVLWRTMLWGCKIHGDVERSERLVKDVELLKMDSHDCGSYVLLGNVYAALGNWKEKAKMREFMNQRGLVKTPGSSRIEIDGLVHEFTAGDSRHVEAENIYAKLDEMEQNVRREGYDPKISEVLLEIDDDEKASQLLKHSEKLAVSFGLIKTNPGTVIRVVKNLRSCEDCHSFMKLISKLYQREIIIRDRIRYHHFRGGECSCGDRW, encoded by the coding sequence ATGGAAATATCAACAATGGGTCAGGCCATGCAGCTCCATGCCCGGGTACTCAAGTCGGGATCCGAAAACCAAACCCATGCCCAAAACCTCAGCAAGCTGTTCACTTTCTCAGCTCTTTCACCTTCAGGTGACCTCACTTATGCCCGCCACATTCTCACCACTCTCCAAACCCCAAATTCATACTACTACAACACCATGATTCGTGCTTATTCGGACTCTCCGGACCCGATCCGGTCTATTAGCCTTTTCCTTGCCATGCATTGCCGTGAAGAAACCGTCATACCTGGACCCGACAAGTTTACGTACCCGTTTGTCCTTAAGGCTTGTTCGAAGTTGCGATATGCCCAGCTCGGGAAACAGATTCATGGGTTGATTTTAAAGTCGGGCTTAATGTTGGATCGTTATGTGAACAATGCACTTATTCATATGTACTCGGGTTGTGTTGATTCGAGTCTTGCGCTgaaagtgtttgatgaaatgtcTGACAGAGATGTAGTTTCTTGGACCTCGATGATTGATGGGTTTGTGGATAATGATCGACCTATTGAAGCTATTGGGTtgtttgagcaaatgatgaaTAATGGGGTGGACCCGAATGAAGCGACTCTTGTTTCAGTACTTAGAGCTTGTGCTGACACTGGAGCATTGAGTACTGGGCAAAAAGTTCATAACTTTGTTAAGGAACGGAATCTTAGTACAAAGGCTAATGTTGGTACTGCGCTTATTGACATGTATGCAAAATGTGGGTGTATAGAAAGTGCTAAGGAATTATTTAAGGAAACAATGGATAAGGATGTTTATGCTTGGACAGCAATGGTATCCGGTCTTGCAAGTCACGGTCTTTCAGGAGAGGCCATGGAACATTTTGAGCAGATGAAGAGTTGTAATGTAAAACCGGATGAAAGAACGATGACTGCAGTTTTATCAGCTTGTAGGAATGCTGGTTGGATTGGTAAAGGATTGTATCATTTAAGGAGTATGAAGAAGTATAAGTTAAGACCGACAATTCAGCATTACGGATGCATAGTGGACACTTTTGTGCGTGCTGGCCAGTTAGAAGAGGCCGAACAGTTTATAAGGAAGATGCCAATTTATCCAGATGTCGTGCTATGGAGGACAATGTTATGGGGTTGTAaaattcatggagatgttgaAAGGAGTGAACGATTAGTGAAGGACGTTGAACTTTTGAAAATGGATTCTCATGATTGTGGGAGTTACGTACTTCTTGGGAATGTCTATGCAGCCTTGGGAAATTGGAAGGAGAAGGCGAAAATGAGAGAGTTTATGAATCAAAGAGGGCTAGTGAAGACACCAGGATCTAGTAGGATTGAGATTGATGGGTTGGTCCATGAATTTACAGCTGGAGATTCTAGACACGTAGAAGCAGAAAATATTTATGCAAAGTTGGATGAAATGGAGCAAAATGTTAGAAGGGAAGGTTATGATCCCAAAATCTCAGAGGTATTACTTGAAATAGACGATGATGAGAAAGCATCTCAGCTTCTAAAACACAGTGAGAAACTTGCAGTCTCATTTGGACTTATCAAAACAAATCCAGGAACTGTCATTAGGGTAGTGAAAAACCTAAGATCTTGTGAGGACTGTCATTCTTTCATGAAACTAATCTCGAAGTTATACCAAAGAGAGATCATCATTAGGGATCGTATCCGTTACCATCACTTTAGGGGTGGTGAATGTTCTTGCGGAGATAGATGGTGA